The following are from one region of the Rhizobium sullae genome:
- a CDS encoding DUF2585 domain-containing protein, whose protein sequence is MTAFSAAERTRHQNFWFAACLAVLIAQMAAEYLMGRTPICTCGYVKLWEGVVNSSGNSQHLSDWYTPSHIIHGFLFYGLAHLVLRGKPIAVRLLLALVIESGWELMENSPIIIDRYRAATISLDYYGDSILNSAMDTVFMVAGFFFAARAPVALTVAIAIFFEIFTGYMIRDNLTLNVLMLVWPVEAVKTWQSAI, encoded by the coding sequence GTGACGGCTTTCAGTGCGGCGGAAAGAACGAGGCATCAGAACTTCTGGTTTGCGGCCTGCCTGGCGGTTTTGATCGCCCAGATGGCTGCTGAGTATCTGATGGGCCGCACGCCGATCTGCACCTGCGGCTATGTCAAGCTGTGGGAAGGCGTTGTCAACTCGAGCGGCAATTCCCAGCATCTTTCGGACTGGTACACGCCATCCCACATCATTCACGGCTTCCTGTTCTATGGGCTGGCGCATCTCGTGCTACGCGGCAAACCTATTGCCGTCCGCCTGCTTCTGGCGCTAGTCATCGAATCCGGCTGGGAGTTGATGGAGAATTCGCCGATCATCATCGACCGTTACCGTGCGGCGACGATCTCCCTCGACTACTATGGCGACAGCATCCTGAACTCGGCCATGGACACCGTCTTCATGGTCGCCGGGTTCTTCTTCGCTGCCCGCGCGCCGGTCGCGCTTACCGTTGCCATCGCGATCTTCTTCGAGATTTTCACGGGTTATATGATCCGCGATAACCTGACGCTCAACGTGCTGATGCTGGTTTGGCCGGTCGAGGCGGTCAAAACCTGGCAGAGTGCGATTTAG
- the ftsY gene encoding signal recognition particle-docking protein FtsY: MALSFIKKVFTFGKEKPAEEQAPEAAETKALEAELEPHSREEHLPRASDPALPEEMDTAGGPAADASETSAKENLTILPAADQIGDLGVIPLSLLEAEAEQEAGEIKTPPSVPAGHPPHKGGDPLEGEAAFSEGSAAEVVEASEAEPVTSESGKDIAAQPLTPHVGEMSGGTEENIPSPEADGEHASEAEPVLPKGFATGPKVAEPEPIALTPKLSWFQRLRAGLARTSSQLTGQISALFTKRKLDDDTLQDLEDLLIQADLGLETAMRVTGTLASERYGKDVTGEDVSRIMAFEIAKVLKPVAKPLQLDLSHKPHVILVVGVNGTGKTTTIGKLASKLSGAGLKVMVAAGDTFRAAAIEQLKIWADRTKSEFIGTKLGADAAGLAYDAFEQARAKKCDVLIIDTAGRLQNKAELMAELEKIVRVLGKLDPDAPHTVLQTLDATTGQNALNQVEIFRNVAGVNGLIMTKLDGTARGGILVAISAKHKLPVYFIGVGEGVDDLEPFEAEDFAHAIAGLGQ; the protein is encoded by the coding sequence ATGGCGCTCAGTTTCATCAAAAAGGTCTTCACCTTCGGCAAGGAAAAGCCGGCGGAAGAACAGGCGCCGGAGGCTGCAGAGACGAAAGCTCTCGAAGCCGAACTGGAGCCGCATTCGCGCGAAGAGCACCTGCCGCGCGCAAGCGATCCCGCTTTGCCGGAGGAGATGGATACCGCGGGTGGGCCGGCTGCGGATGCGTCCGAGACTTCCGCGAAGGAGAATTTGACGATTCTTCCGGCGGCCGACCAGATTGGTGATCTTGGAGTGATACCACTCTCGCTGCTGGAGGCGGAAGCCGAGCAGGAGGCGGGCGAGATAAAAACACCCCCCTCTGTCCCTGCGGGACATCCCCCCCACAAGGGGGGAGATCCGTTGGAGGGCGAGGCTGCCTTTTCGGAAGGAAGCGCTGCTGAGGTTGTTGAGGCGTCAGAAGCTGAACCAGTGACGTCAGAGTCTGGGAAAGACATCGCCGCTCAACCGCTCACCCCCCATGTGGGGGAAATGTCCGGCGGTACAGAGGAGAATATTCCTAGTCCTGAAGCGGATGGCGAGCATGCTTCAGAGGCGGAGCCTGTGCTTCCCAAGGGCTTTGCAACCGGTCCGAAAGTCGCCGAGCCGGAACCGATTGCTCTGACGCCAAAACTCAGCTGGTTCCAGCGTCTGCGTGCTGGTCTCGCGCGCACCTCGTCGCAACTTACGGGCCAGATTTCCGCGCTCTTCACCAAGCGCAAGCTGGACGACGACACGCTTCAGGATCTCGAAGACCTGCTGATACAAGCCGACCTCGGCCTCGAGACCGCCATGCGCGTCACCGGTACGCTTGCTTCCGAGCGCTATGGCAAGGATGTGACGGGAGAAGACGTCAGCCGCATCATGGCGTTTGAAATTGCCAAAGTATTGAAGCCGGTCGCAAAGCCGTTGCAGCTCGATCTCAGCCACAAGCCGCATGTCATTCTCGTCGTCGGCGTCAACGGCACCGGCAAGACGACGACAATCGGCAAGCTGGCGTCGAAGCTCTCAGGTGCCGGGTTGAAGGTCATGGTGGCGGCGGGTGACACTTTCCGTGCCGCGGCGATCGAGCAGTTGAAGATTTGGGCCGATCGCACGAAGTCGGAATTCATCGGCACCAAGCTTGGTGCCGATGCCGCGGGCCTCGCCTATGACGCCTTCGAGCAGGCGAGGGCGAAAAAGTGCGACGTGCTGATCATCGATACCGCCGGACGCTTGCAGAACAAGGCGGAATTGATGGCGGAGCTTGAAAAAATCGTCCGCGTGCTCGGCAAGCTCGATCCCGACGCCCCGCATACGGTGCTGCAGACGCTGGATGCGACCACCGGCCAGAACGCTCTCAACCAAGTCGAAATCTTCCGCAACGTTGCGGGCGTCAACGGCCTCATCATGACGAAGCTCGACGGGACGGCGCGAGGCGGCATCCTCGTTGCCATTTCCGCCAAGCACAAGCTGCCGGTCTATTTCATCGGCGTCGGCGAAGGCGTGGACGATCTGGAGCCCTTCGAGGCCGAGGATTTCGCTCATGCCATTGCCGGTCTCGGGCAATGA
- the mtaB gene encoding tRNA (N(6)-L-threonylcarbamoyladenosine(37)-C(2))-methylthiotransferase MtaB, whose amino-acid sequence MSGVEVITFGCRLNTYESEVMRAEAEKAGLNNAILVNTCAVTGEAVRQARQAIRRVRRDNPHARIIVTGCAAQTEKQTFAEMTEVDAVLGNEEKLTSTSYRALPDFGVSAEEKLRVNDIMSVRQTAPQMVKHIDGHVRAFIQVQNGCDHRCTFCIIPYGRGNSRSVPMGAVVDQARNLVESGYREIVLTGVDATSYGADLTGEPTLGLLAKTLLKQVPDIRRLRLSSIDSIEADKHLFDLIADEPRFMPHLHLSLQHGDDIILKRMKRRHSRADAMGFVDQVRRLRPEMSLGADMIAGFPTETEAMFENAVSLAEEAKIAHLHVFPYSPRPGTPAARMPQLDRALVKDRAARLRATGHQLHQSHLDQMVGTRQWLLVENNGLAHTENFTLVAAPGLRPGSFVEATITGHNGNISTCN is encoded by the coding sequence GTGAGCGGCGTCGAGGTCATCACCTTCGGCTGCCGCCTCAATACCTATGAATCCGAAGTGATGCGGGCGGAGGCGGAAAAGGCCGGGCTCAACAATGCCATTCTAGTGAACACTTGCGCGGTCACAGGCGAGGCCGTGCGTCAGGCGCGGCAGGCCATCCGCCGCGTGCGCCGCGATAATCCACATGCCCGCATCATCGTGACGGGCTGCGCGGCCCAGACCGAAAAGCAGACATTTGCCGAAATGACCGAGGTCGACGCCGTCCTCGGCAATGAGGAGAAGCTGACGAGCACTTCCTACCGCGCGCTTCCCGATTTCGGCGTTTCGGCGGAAGAGAAGCTGCGCGTCAACGACATCATGAGTGTGCGCCAGACGGCGCCGCAGATGGTGAAGCACATCGACGGGCATGTGCGTGCTTTTATCCAGGTCCAGAACGGCTGCGACCATCGCTGCACTTTCTGCATCATTCCCTATGGCCGCGGTAATTCCCGTTCCGTGCCCATGGGTGCCGTCGTCGATCAGGCGCGCAACCTCGTTGAAAGTGGCTATCGCGAGATCGTGCTGACAGGCGTCGATGCCACCAGCTACGGCGCCGACCTCACGGGCGAACCGACGCTCGGGCTGCTCGCTAAGACGCTTCTGAAGCAGGTACCCGACATCCGCCGTCTGCGGCTGTCTTCGATCGACAGCATCGAGGCGGACAAGCATCTGTTCGATCTGATCGCCGACGAGCCGCGTTTCATGCCGCACCTGCATCTTTCGCTGCAGCATGGCGACGACATCATTCTGAAGCGCATGAAACGGCGCCATTCGCGCGCCGATGCGATGGGCTTCGTCGACCAGGTCCGCCGTCTGCGTCCGGAGATGAGCCTCGGCGCGGATATGATCGCCGGTTTCCCGACCGAGACCGAAGCGATGTTCGAAAATGCTGTCAGCCTGGCGGAAGAAGCGAAGATCGCTCATCTGCACGTCTTCCCTTACAGCCCTCGTCCAGGCACGCCGGCAGCCCGCATGCCGCAACTCGACCGAGCACTCGTCAAGGATCGCGCGGCACGGCTTCGCGCTACTGGACATCAGCTTCATCAGTCCCATCTGGATCAGATGGTTGGAACGCGACAATGGCTGCTGGTGGAAAACAACGGGCTGGCACATACCGAAAACTTCACGCTTGTCGCAGCTCCCGGTCTTCGCCCGGGTTCGTTCGTCGAGGCGACCATCACCGGCCACAACGGCAACATCTCGACATGCAATTGA
- a CDS encoding elongation factor G, with protein sequence MRCFTVLGPSQTGKSTLVAKLASLEGTPRKSVSPYGSSLTEFEFGSEGWCALDTPGANEALALAQDSLLASDACILCVSPSPDEAVLAAPYLRVIEASGTPCILFVNRMDEPRGRLRDVIAALQDYSSHPLVLRQIPIRDGDAVVGSCDLISERAWRYREGQPSALVELPDSAAAREHEARSELLEHLSDYDDWLLEELIEDREPASDALFAIASRILKENRVIPVLFGAASHSNGIKRLMKALRHEAPPVEALKRRLAAAASLDETALAAVSFHAYHRPSVGKTVLARALADGLKQGAALGGSGLGSLQEGGNGRPNLTRGTIFAAVKSDHLPAPALLTPADALPPPAWTTPPTPMLERILVPGTERDETKLSATLAKLAETDRGLKVMQEEGTGAQLICAQGPIHLRDLRKTLSEVFRVEVTDRSPNPIYRETISKPSNVHYRHRKQTGGAGQFADVQLSVRPNARGQGFTFSETVKGGTVPRNYIPAVEAGAREAMEKGPLGFQVIDVDVTLTDGQYHSVDSSDFAFRAAARMGVRQALSEAAAVLMQPVVRVEIHIPSIFSGSMVAIISALKGQVLGFDRDESAKGWDVFRALVPGGALDELARALRSATQGIGYFSKTFDHFEEIYGKEAESIIHTHGSGSHAN encoded by the coding sequence ATGCGCTGCTTCACGGTACTTGGACCCTCGCAGACGGGAAAGTCGACGCTCGTCGCAAAACTGGCTTCGCTCGAAGGGACACCGAGAAAGTCTGTCTCTCCATACGGATCAAGCCTGACGGAATTCGAATTCGGAAGCGAGGGATGGTGTGCGCTGGACACACCCGGCGCCAACGAGGCGCTGGCGCTCGCCCAGGATTCGCTGCTGGCAAGCGACGCCTGCATCCTCTGCGTATCGCCGTCACCGGACGAAGCCGTGCTGGCAGCCCCCTATCTTCGTGTCATCGAAGCTTCGGGAACACCCTGCATTCTTTTCGTGAACCGCATGGACGAGCCGCGAGGGCGCCTGCGCGATGTCATCGCCGCCCTGCAGGACTATTCCAGCCATCCCCTCGTCCTACGGCAGATACCGATCCGCGACGGAGATGCGGTCGTCGGCAGCTGCGACCTGATTTCGGAGCGCGCCTGGCGCTATCGCGAAGGTCAACCTTCCGCCCTCGTTGAACTTCCCGACAGTGCTGCAGCGCGCGAGCACGAGGCACGCTCCGAATTGCTCGAGCATCTTTCCGACTATGATGACTGGCTTCTGGAGGAGCTGATCGAAGATCGCGAACCGGCAAGCGACGCACTCTTTGCCATCGCTTCGCGGATCCTGAAGGAAAACAGGGTCATTCCCGTGCTCTTCGGGGCAGCTTCCCACAGCAATGGCATCAAGCGGCTGATGAAGGCGCTGCGCCACGAAGCGCCGCCTGTTGAAGCTCTGAAGAGGCGGCTGGCCGCGGCCGCCAGCCTAGATGAAACGGCGTTGGCTGCCGTGAGCTTTCACGCCTACCATCGGCCGAGCGTTGGGAAGACAGTTCTCGCCCGCGCGCTTGCCGACGGACTGAAGCAGGGCGCGGCGCTGGGCGGCTCGGGGCTCGGCTCGCTTCAGGAGGGAGGAAACGGCCGTCCCAACCTGACACGCGGCACGATTTTCGCCGCAGTCAAGTCAGACCACCTACCCGCACCTGCGCTGCTGACACCGGCCGACGCGTTGCCGCCGCCAGCTTGGACGACGCCGCCGACGCCAATGCTCGAACGCATCCTCGTTCCGGGCACAGAGCGCGACGAGACGAAACTCTCGGCGACGCTGGCGAAGCTGGCCGAGACCGATCGCGGCCTGAAGGTGATGCAGGAAGAAGGAACGGGCGCGCAGTTGATCTGCGCCCAAGGGCCGATTCACCTGCGCGATCTGCGCAAGACCCTGTCGGAGGTGTTCCGCGTCGAGGTGACCGATCGATCGCCGAACCCGATCTATCGGGAAACGATCTCGAAGCCCTCGAACGTCCACTACCGTCACCGCAAGCAAACCGGCGGCGCAGGTCAGTTCGCGGACGTGCAATTGAGCGTCCGGCCCAACGCGCGCGGGCAAGGCTTCACCTTCAGCGAGACGGTCAAGGGCGGCACCGTTCCACGGAATTATATACCGGCGGTGGAGGCCGGCGCCCGTGAAGCCATGGAGAAAGGCCCGCTCGGTTTTCAGGTGATCGATGTCGATGTGACGCTCACGGACGGCCAGTATCACTCTGTCGATAGCTCCGATTTCGCCTTCCGGGCAGCGGCAAGGATGGGCGTGCGGCAGGCGCTGTCAGAGGCAGCGGCCGTGCTAATGCAGCCGGTGGTTCGCGTCGAAATCCACATACCCTCCATCTTCTCCGGCAGCATGGTGGCGATCATCTCGGCGCTCAAAGGCCAAGTGCTTGGATTCGATCGTGATGAGAGCGCCAAAGGCTGGGATGTCTTCCGGGCACTCGTTCCCGGTGGGGCGCTGGACGAGTTGGCTCGGGCACTGCGCTCAGCCACTCAGGGGATCGGGTACTTCTCCAAAACCTTCGACCACTTTGAGGAGATCTACGGCAAGGAGGCCGAGTCTATCATCCATACGCACGGTTCGGGATCGCACGCGAATTAA
- the dapF gene encoding diaminopimelate epimerase — protein sequence MSTTVEFAKMNGLGNKILVVDMRGRADKVTSAAAVALNAHPDTAFDQIMAIHDPRAQGTDAWIDILNCDGSKAQACGNGTRCVVQALAAETGKKVFTFQTVAGILNAVEHDDGTISVDMGKPVFDWDKIPLAEEFHDTSRIELQIGPIDSPVLHSPSTMSMGNPHAVFWVDRDVMSFDLARFGPLLENHPMFPERANITLAQVTSPVSITTRTWERGAGLTLACGSAACATAVSAARTGRTGRKVDIHVASAKPPGVLSIEWRERDDHVIMTGPAEWEWSGTVDPATGSWSRDQAQGAEAR from the coding sequence ATGAGCACAACGGTCGAATTCGCGAAGATGAACGGGCTTGGCAACAAGATCCTGGTCGTTGACATGCGCGGCCGTGCAGACAAGGTGACGTCGGCTGCGGCGGTTGCGCTGAATGCCCATCCGGATACGGCCTTCGACCAGATCATGGCGATCCATGACCCGAGAGCCCAAGGCACCGATGCCTGGATCGATATCCTGAACTGCGATGGATCGAAGGCGCAAGCCTGCGGCAACGGCACGCGTTGCGTGGTGCAGGCTCTTGCTGCGGAAACCGGCAAGAAGGTCTTCACCTTCCAGACGGTGGCAGGCATCCTCAATGCCGTCGAGCATGATGACGGCACGATCTCGGTCGACATGGGCAAGCCTGTTTTCGATTGGGACAAGATCCCGCTTGCGGAAGAATTCCACGATACGAGCCGCATCGAACTGCAGATCGGCCCGATCGACAGCCCGGTCCTGCATTCACCCTCCACCATGTCGATGGGCAATCCGCATGCCGTCTTCTGGGTCGACCGGGACGTGATGTCCTTTGATCTTGCCCGCTTCGGACCGTTGCTTGAAAACCATCCGATGTTTCCAGAGCGCGCCAATATCACGCTGGCACAAGTCACCTCGCCGGTATCGATCACGACGCGCACGTGGGAGCGCGGCGCGGGTTTGACGCTTGCCTGCGGTTCAGCTGCCTGCGCAACCGCGGTTTCCGCTGCCCGCACGGGCCGCACAGGCCGCAAGGTCGACATTCATGTCGCCAGCGCCAAGCCGCCCGGCGTATTGTCGATTGAATGGCGCGAGCGCGACGACCATGTGATCATGACCGGCCCAGCCGAATGGGAATGGTCCGGCACTGTCGATCCCGCCACGGGCTCATGGTCGCGCGATCAGGCGCAGGGGGCCGAGGCGCGGTGA
- a CDS encoding septation protein A produces the protein MTTESDITPSAADRHHPMLKLVLELGPLMIFFFANLRGAWLVERFPALSELGGPLFVATGLFMAATIVSLVVSKLVLGHLPIMPFVSGIVVLIFGSLSIYLQNETFIKMKPTIVNALFGVALLGGLAFGRSLLGYVFNAAFQLDAEGWRKLTVRWGIFFLFLAVLNEVVWRNFSNDFWVAFKVWGTMPITIIFTMAQMPLILKHSITPAGETEK, from the coding sequence ATGACCACTGAAAGCGATATTACGCCCAGCGCCGCCGACCGGCACCATCCGATGCTGAAGCTGGTGCTGGAACTCGGGCCGCTTATGATCTTCTTCTTCGCCAATCTGCGCGGCGCCTGGCTGGTCGAGAGGTTCCCTGCCTTGTCCGAACTCGGCGGGCCGCTCTTCGTGGCGACGGGGCTGTTCATGGCGGCAACGATTGTCTCGCTCGTTGTTTCCAAGCTTGTTCTCGGCCATCTGCCGATCATGCCCTTCGTGTCGGGCATCGTCGTTCTGATCTTCGGTTCGCTCTCGATCTACCTCCAGAACGAAACCTTCATCAAAATGAAGCCGACGATCGTCAATGCACTGTTTGGCGTCGCGCTGCTGGGGGGGCTTGCCTTCGGCAGGTCTCTGCTCGGCTATGTCTTCAATGCAGCCTTTCAGCTCGACGCCGAAGGCTGGCGCAAGCTGACGGTCCGGTGGGGTATCTTCTTCCTGTTCCTCGCAGTTTTGAACGAAGTCGTCTGGCGCAATTTTTCGAATGATTTCTGGGTGGCCTTCAAGGTCTGGGGGACGATGCCGATTACTATCATTTTCACCATGGCGCAGATGCCGCTCATCCTGAAGCATTCGATAACTCCTGCAGGAGAGACCGAGAAGTGA
- a CDS encoding DsbE family thiol:disulfide interchange protein, which produces MSTQQQDQPKPRRLARYALALIPLMVFGGIAMTAAKMLYDQDFHGKNISEIPSALIGTKAPALNLAPLEGSNLPPLTDIAIKGKLTLVNVFASWCLPCREEHPILTELAKDNRLNIVAINYKDKNESALRFLGELGNPYAAIGVDPNGKAAIDWGVYGIPESYLVGPDGTILYKRVGPFDDVSLKEGLYPAMEKALGKPVS; this is translated from the coding sequence ATGAGCACGCAGCAGCAGGATCAGCCGAAACCGCGTCGCTTGGCCCGTTACGCGCTGGCTCTGATCCCGCTCATGGTTTTCGGCGGCATCGCAATGACAGCTGCAAAAATGCTTTACGATCAGGATTTCCACGGCAAGAACATTTCGGAAATTCCGTCAGCACTGATCGGCACCAAGGCTCCGGCATTGAACCTGGCACCGCTCGAAGGCTCCAATCTGCCGCCTCTGACGGACATCGCGATCAAGGGAAAGCTGACGCTGGTCAACGTCTTTGCTTCCTGGTGCCTTCCCTGCCGGGAGGAGCACCCGATCCTCACGGAACTGGCAAAGGACAACCGGCTCAACATCGTGGCGATCAACTACAAGGACAAGAACGAGAGCGCACTGCGTTTCCTCGGCGAGCTCGGAAATCCGTATGCCGCGATCGGGGTCGATCCGAATGGCAAGGCAGCGATCGACTGGGGTGTCTATGGCATCCCGGAGAGTTACCTCGTCGGCCCCGACGGCACGATCCTCTATAAGCGCGTCGGCCCCTTCGATGATGTCAGCCTCAAGGAAGGCCTCTATCCAGCGATGGAAAAGGCGCTCGGGAAACCTGTTTCCTAA